From one Magnolia sinica isolate HGM2019 chromosome 18, MsV1, whole genome shotgun sequence genomic stretch:
- the LOC131232960 gene encoding soluble inorganic pyrophosphatase 1 isoform X1, whose translation MIVCFSEMSEENGSEGNEHKTPIPRLNERILNSLSRRSVAAHPWHDLEIGPGAPSVVNCVVEITKGSKVKYELDKKTGLIKVDRVLYSSVVYPHNYGFIPRTLCEDNDPIDVLILMQEPVVPGCFLRARAIGLMPMIDQGEKDDKIIAVCADDPEYRHYTDIKELQPHRLAEIRRFFEDYKKNENKEVAVNDFLPSTTAHEAIQHSMDLYAQYILQTLRR comes from the exons ATGATTGTTTGTTTTTCAGAGATGAGTGAAGAAAATGGGAGTGAAGGTAATGAgcataagactccaattccaaggTTGAATGAAAGGATACTCAATTCGTTGTCAAGGAGATCTGTAGCAGCACATCCTTGGCATGATCTTGAGATAG GACCAGGAGCACCTTCTGTCGTTAATTGC GTTGTTGAGATAACAAAAGGAAGTAAAGTCAAGTATGAACTAGACAAGAAGACTGGTCTGATAAAG GTTGATCGTGTCCTATATTCATCGGTGGTCTATCCACATAACTATGGCTTCATCCCACGCACACTATGTGAAGACAATGACCCAATTGATGTTTTGATCCTCATGCAG GAACCAGTCGTCCCTGGTTGCTTTCTTCGTGCAAGGGCCATTGGGCTCATGCCCATGATTGATCAG GGAGAGAAAGATGATAAGATCATCGCGGTGTGTGCTGACGATCCAGAATATCGCCACTACACTGATATCAAAGAGCTGCAGCCTCATCGTCTAGCTGAGATCCGGCGCTTCTTTGAAGATT ACAAGAAGAATGAGAACAAAGAGGTGGCTGTCAATGACTTCTTGCCTTCCACTACTGCTCATGAAGCCATACAGCACTCCAT GGATCTTTATGCACAGTATATCTTGCAGACTCTGAGGAGATGA
- the LOC131232960 gene encoding soluble inorganic pyrophosphatase 1 isoform X2: MIVCFSEMSEENGSEGNEHKTPIPRLNERILNSLSRRSVAAHPWHDLEIGPGAPSVVNCVVEITKGSKVKYELDKKTGLIKVDRVLYSSVVYPHNYGFIPRTLCEDNDPIDVLILMQEPVVPGCFLRARAIGLMPMIDQGEKDDKIIAVCADDPEYRHYTDIKELQPHRLAEIRRFFEDYKKNENKEVAVNDFLPSTTAHEAIQHSI, translated from the exons ATGATTGTTTGTTTTTCAGAGATGAGTGAAGAAAATGGGAGTGAAGGTAATGAgcataagactccaattccaaggTTGAATGAAAGGATACTCAATTCGTTGTCAAGGAGATCTGTAGCAGCACATCCTTGGCATGATCTTGAGATAG GACCAGGAGCACCTTCTGTCGTTAATTGC GTTGTTGAGATAACAAAAGGAAGTAAAGTCAAGTATGAACTAGACAAGAAGACTGGTCTGATAAAG GTTGATCGTGTCCTATATTCATCGGTGGTCTATCCACATAACTATGGCTTCATCCCACGCACACTATGTGAAGACAATGACCCAATTGATGTTTTGATCCTCATGCAG GAACCAGTCGTCCCTGGTTGCTTTCTTCGTGCAAGGGCCATTGGGCTCATGCCCATGATTGATCAG GGAGAGAAAGATGATAAGATCATCGCGGTGTGTGCTGACGATCCAGAATATCGCCACTACACTGATATCAAAGAGCTGCAGCCTCATCGTCTAGCTGAGATCCGGCGCTTCTTTGAAGATT ACAAGAAGAATGAGAACAAAGAGGTGGCTGTCAATGACTTCTTGCCTTCCACTACTGCTCATGAAGCCATACAGCACTCCAT CTGA
- the LOC131232959 gene encoding endoribonuclease Dicer homolog 1 — MENQEESRVCGSSGEQSRSPQARVSTAPASSSYWLDACEDIDLSGFDDFSGPAAVVAEVIDPSDRAAVVEDDSSFFRDLDRFLDSIKDDSLLIGGDGSGASVDQGELGEILEVQAPQQNGIKKHCEEADSENKSSNDQRHRIKQNGDSSGADRPNKRARLSDRSGEERNYLARRHMHSGSREWSSRKRARHDWEESERRDYRSNKRERDGCDRRDGRDRDWRERERRGYWERDRMGKVIFRVGPWEPAEPNREVKRARQESPERVKSPEKKPDEKKEKPVEEQARKYQLDVLEQAKKKNTIAFLETGAGKTLIAVLLIKSICKEMQQENRKILAIFLVPKVPLVYQQAEVIRERTGYRVGHYCGEMGQDFWDARRWQREFESKQVLVMTAQILLNILRHSIIKMESIHLLILDECHHAVKKHPYSLVMSEFYHTTPKEKRPAVFGMTASPVNLKGVSSQEDCALKIRNLESKLDAMVCTIKDRKELEKHVPMPLEVVVEYDKAATLWSLHEQIKQMEVAVEEAAHSSSRRSKWQFMGARDAGSKEELRLVYGVSERTESDGAANLIQKLRAINYALGELGQWCAFMVANSFLTALQNDERANYQLDVKFQESYLKKVVALLQCQLSEGAVLDKEAKGTDTKCNDAQGNDLDEMEEGELEDSHVVSGGEHVDVIIGAAVADGKVTPKVQSLIKILLKYQHTEDFRAIIFVERVVAALVLPKVFSELPSLNFINCASLIGHNNNQEMRTCQMQDTIAKFRDGRVTLLVATSVAEEGLDIRQCNVVIRFDLAKTVLAYIQSRGRARKPGSDYILMVERGNLSHETFMRNARNSEETLRKEAIERTDISHLKGTARLTLPDTAPGSVYQVESTGAIVSLNSAVGLIHFYCSQLPSDRYSILRPEFIMEQHEKPGGSTEYSCKLQLPCNAPFEKLEGPVCSSMRLAQQAVCLAACKKLHEMGAFTDMLLPDKGSGEEGEKVDPNDEGDPLPGTARHREFYPEGVAEVLRGEWILSGRDGSDNSKLVRLYMYAVNCENIGTSKDGFLTQVSDFAVLFGNELDAEVLSMSMDLFVARTMITKASLIFQGSIEITESQLVSLKSFHVRLMSIVLDVDVEPSTTPWDPAKAYLFVPVTSQKGLDPLKGVDWHLIEKIIGTDAWSNPLQRARPDVYLGTNERTLGGDRREYGFGKLRHGMAFGQKSHPTYGIRGAVAQFDVVKASGLVPTRNITEGQTYEDVAPNRLLMADSCIDVEDLVGRIVTAAHSGKRFYVDSVRYDMNAENSFPRKEGYLGPLEYSSYADYYRQKYGVELIYKKQPLIRGRGVSYCKNLLSPRFEHSEAHEGESEENLDKTYYVFLPPELCFVHPLPGSLIRGAQRLPSIMRRVESMLLAVQLKDIINYPVPSSKILEALTAASCQETFCYERAELLGDAYLKWVVSRFLFLKYPQKHEGQLTRMRQQMVSNMVLYQYALTKGLQSYIQADRFAPSRWAAPGVLPVFDEDTKEVQPSLFDQESSVAETESQKDIYDDGYEDDGMEDGEIESDSSCYRVLSSKTLADVVEALIGVYYVEGGKVAANHLMKWIGIQVEFDPQEIEPVNKPCSIPESIMRSIDFDTLEGALNLKFNDRGLLVEAITHASRPSSGVSCYQRLEFVGDAVLDHLITRHLFFTYTDLPPGRLTDLRAAAVNNENFARVAVKHKLHVHLRHGSSALEAQIRDFVKDVQDELSKPGFNSFGLGDCKAPKVLGDIVESIAGAIFLDNGRDTAVVWRVFQPLLHPMVTPETLPMHPVRELQERCQQQAEGLEYKATRSGNVATVEVFIDGVQIGIAKNPQKKMAQKLAARNALVVLKEKDTEEAKEKDGENGKKKNGVQTFTRQTLNDICLRRQWPMPQYRCINEGGPAHAKRFTYSVRVNTTDKGWTDDCVGEPMPSVKKAKDSAAVLLLELLNRWYAQQQ; from the exons GCAGCGGTGCAGATAGACCTAACAAGAGGGCCCGTCTAAGTGATCGCAGTGGTGAGGAAAGGAATTACTTGGCCCGCCGGCACATGCACAGCGGTTCCCGGGAATGGTCAAGCAGAAAGCGGGCCCGCCATGACTGGGAAGAGAGCGAAAGACGGGATTACCGGAGCAATAAAAGAGAACGGGACGGCTGTGATAGGAGGGATGGTAGAGACAGGGActggagggagagagaaaggagagggtATTGGGAGAGGGACCGGATGGGAAAGGTCATATTCCGTGTTGGGCCATGGGAGCCTGCAGAGCCGAACAGAGAGGTGAAGAGAGCCAGGCAAGAAAGCCCAGAACGGGTCAAGAGTCCCGAGAAGAAACCGGACGAGAAGAAAGAGAAGCCAGTGGAGGAGCAGGCTAGGAAATATCAACTGGATGTTCTGGAACAGGCTAAGAAGAAGAATACAATCGCGTTTCTTGAAACTGGGGCTGGGAAAACGCTCATTGCTGTTCTTCTTATCAAGAGCATTTGCAAAGAAATGCAACAAGAGAACAGGAAAATTCTAGCTATATTCTTGGTACCCAAGGTTCCTCTTGTTTATCAG CAAGCGGAAGTTATTCGTGAGAGAACTGGTTACAGAGTTGGTCATTATTGTGGTGAGATGGGTCAAGATTTCTGGGATGCTCGGAGGTGGCAGCGAGAGTTTGAATCAAAACAG GTACTAGTTATGACAGCTCAAATTCTGCTGAACATTCTCAGACACAGCATCATAAAAATGGAATCCATCCATCTCCTTATACTGGATGAGTGCCATCATGCTGTTAAAAAGCACCCCTATTCATTGGTGATGTCTGAGTTCTATCATACAACTCCAAAGGAGAAAAGACCAGCTGTTTTTGGCATGACGGCTTCTCCCGTCAATTTGAAGG GGGTTTCTAGTCAAGAGGATTGTGCTTTAAAGATTCGAAACCTTGAAAGTAAACTAGATGCCATGGTATGCACAATCAAAGATCGAAAAGAACTTGAAAAGCATGTCCCTATGCCTTTAGAAGTTGTGGTTGAGTATGATAAGGCAGCTACATTGTGGTCACTTCATGAACAAATAAAACAAATGGAAGTTGCAGTTGAGGAAGCTGCACATTCTAGTTCCAGAAGAAGCAAATGGCAGTTTATGGGAGCCAGGGATGCTGGATCTAAAGAAGAACTGCGACTAGTCTACGGTGTTTCTGAAAGAACAGAAAGTGATGGGGCTGCTAATCTAATTCAAAAATTGAGAGCTATCAACTATGCTCTGGGTGAACTGGGACAGTGGTGTGCTTTTATG GTTGCAAATTCATTTTTGACAGCTTTACAAAATGATGAGAGGGCAAACTACCAGCTTGATGTCAAGTTTCAAGAATCGTACTTGAAAAAAGTTGTAGCTCTCTTGCAGTGCCAGTTGTCCGAGGGTGCTGTGTTGGATAAGGAAGCAAAAGGTACTGATACGAAGTGTAATGATGctcaagggaatgaccttgatgAAATGGAAGAAGGGGAGTTGGAAGACAGTCATG TTGTCTCTGGTGGGGAGCATGTGGATGTGATAATTGGAGCTGCTGTAGCAGATGGAAAAGTGACCCCAAAAGTGCAATCATTAATTAAAATTCTGTTGAAGTACCAACACACAGAAGATTTCCGTGCAATCATTTTTGTAGAGCGAGTTGTGGCTGCCTTAGTTCTTCCAAAG GTGTTCTCAGAGTTGCCGTCCTTGAATTTTATCAATTGTGCGAGCTTGATTGGGCACAACAATAATCAGGAGATGCGTACATGCCAAATGCAAGACACAATTGCCAAATTTCGCGATGGTCGA GTTACACTGTTAGTGGCAACCAGTGTTGCAGAAGAAGGCCTTGATATTCGGCAGTGCAATGTTGTCATCCGCTTTGACCTTGCAAAAACTGTTCTGGCATACATTCAATCAAGAGGTCGTGCAAGGAAGCCTGGATCTGATTACATATTAATGGTTGAGAG GGGGAATTTGTCACATGAAACCTTCATGCGGAATGCTCGGAATAGTGAGGAAACCTTGCGGAAGGAAGCGATTGAAAGAACTGACATTAGTCATCTTAAGGGTACTGCAAGGTTGACTTTACCGGATACAGCACCTGGTTCTGTGTATCAGGTTGAGTCAACTGGTGCTATCGTTAGCTTAAACTCTGCTGTTGGACTCATCCATTTCTACTGCTCCCAGCTGCCAAGTGACAG GTATTCAATACTTCGTCCTGAGTTTATTATGGAACAGCATGAGAAGCCAGGAGGATCCACCGAATACTCATGCAAGCTTCAGCTCCCTTGTAATGCACCATTTGAAAAACTCGAGGGTCCTGTATGCAGTTCAATGCGCCTCGCGCAACAG GCTGTTTGTTTGGCTGCTTGCAAGAAACTCCATGAGATGGGGGCGTTCACTGACATGCTTTTGCCAGACAAGGGAAGTGGGGAAGAAGGGGAGAAAGTAGATCCGAATGATGAAGGAGATCCTCTCCCTGGAACTGCACGGCATAGAGAGTTCTATCCTGAAGGTGTCGCTGAAGTCCTCCGG GGAGAATGGATTTTATCTGGGAGAGATGGCTCTGACAATTCCAAATTGGTTCGGCTGTATATGTATGCGGTAAATTGTGAAAACATCGGCACCTCAAAAGATGGGTTCTTAACACAAGTTTCAGATTTTGCAGTACTTTTTGGCAATGAGCTGGATGCAGAG GTTTTATCGATGTCGATGGATCTCTTTGTTGCTCGAACCATGATAACGAAGGCATCTCTCATCTTCCAGGGATCCATAGAGATTACAGAAAGCCAG TTGGTTTCCCTAAAGAGCTTTCATGTAAGACTTATGAGCATCGTGTTAGATGTGGATGTTGAACCTTCAACAACTCCTTGGGATCCTGCCAAAGCATATCTATTTGTCCCTGTAACAAGCCAGAAGGGTTTAGATCCCTTAAAAGGAGTTGACTGGCATCTGATTGAAAAGATAATTGGCACTGATGCATGGAGTAATCCCCTTCAGAGGGCTCGTCCAGATGTTTACCTTGGCACAAACGAGCGAACGCTAGGTGGGGACCGGAGGGAGTATGGATTTGGGAAGTTGCGACATGGCATGGCTTTTGGACAGAAATCCCACCCAACCTATGGTATCAGAGGAGCTGTGGCACAGTTTGATGTCGTGAAAGCTTCTGGGTTGGTTCCCACTCGCAACATTACAGAAGGTCAAACCTATGAGGATGTGGCCCCAAACAGGTTGTTAATGGCAGATTCTTGCATTGATGTGGAAGACCTTGTTGGAAGAATTGTAACAGCTGCGCACTCTGGAAAGCGGTTTTATGTGGATTCTGTGCGCTATGACATGAATGCAGAGAATTCATTCCCAAGGAAGGAGGGCTATTTGGGTCCTTTGGAGTACAGTTCATATGCTGATTACTACAGACAAAA GTATGGAGTGGAATTGATTTATAAGAAACAACCTCTAATACGAGGACGTGGTGTTTCATACTGTAAGAATCTCCTCTCACCTAGGTTCGAACATTCTGAAG CACATGAAGGAGAGTCTGAAGAGAATCTTGATAAAACGTATTATGTGTTTCTGCCTCCTGAGCTCTGTTTTGTCCATCCGCTTCCGGGGTCCCTCATTCGAGGTGCCCAGAGATTGCCCTCAATAATGAGGAGGGTAGAAAGTATGCTTCTTGCAGTTCAGCTAAAGGATATTATTAACTACCCAGTTCCTTCTTCCAAG ATATTGGAAGCCTTGACTGCTGCTTCATGTCAAGAGACTTTCTGCTATGAAAGAGCAGAGCTGCTGGGAGATGCTTACCtgaagtgggttgttagtagattcCTTTTTCTCAAATACCCTCAGAAGCATGAGGGACAGCTTACTAGGATGCGGCAGCAGATGGTAAGCAACATGGTACTGTACCAGTATGCTCTGACTAAAGGACTCCAGTCATATATACAGGCTGATCGATTTGCTCCATCAAGATGGGCTGCTCCTGGAGTGCTGCCTGTCTTTGATGAAGATACAAAGGAAGTGCAACCCTCCTTATTTGATCAGGAAAGTTCAGTTGCTGAGACCGAATCACAGAAGGATATTTATGATGATGGTTATGAGGACGATGGTATGGAAGATGGAGAGATTGAGAGTGATTCGAGCTGCTACAGAGTTCTCTCTAGCAAGACACTGGCTGATGTTGTTGAAGCATTGATTGGGGTCTATTATGTGGAAGGAGGGAAGGTTGCTGCAAACCATCTCATGAAATGGATCGGGATTCAGGTGGAGTTTGACCCTCAAGAAATAGAGCCTGTGAATAAGCCGTGCAGCATTCCAGAGAGCATAATGAGGAGCATCGACTTCGATACATTAGAGGGTGCTCTGAATCTGAAGTTCAATGACAGGGGCCTGTTGGTGGAAGCCATCACCCATGCTTCACGGCCATCGTCTGGAGTCTCCTGTTATCAGCGGTTGGAATTTGTTGGTGATGCCGTATTGGATCATCTTATAACAAGGCACCTTTTCTTTACATACACGGATCTACCCCCTGGCCGCCTTACTGACTTGCGAGCTGCTGCTGTAAATAATGAGAACTTTGCACGTGTTGCTGTGAAGCACAAGCTTCACGTGCACCTTCGGCATGGATCAAGTGCCCTGGAAGCACAG ATACGGGACTTTGTGAAGGATGTTCAAGACGAACTCTCAAAGCCAGGGTTCAATTCCTTTGGCCTGGGAGATTGCAAGGCTCCCAAAGTGCTGGGTGACATTGTGGAATCCATTGCAGGTGCCATTTTTCTGGACAATGGACGCGATACTGCGGTAGTCTGGAGG GTGTTCCAACCCTTGTTACATCCGATGGTGACCCCAGAAACCCTCCCAATGCATCCGGTTAGGGAGCTTCAGGAGCGCTGCCAGCAACAGGCCGAGGGCCTGGAATATAAAGCTACCCGGAGTGGTAATGTAGCTACTGTGGAGGTCTTCATTGATGGCGTCCAGATCGGGATTGCTAAGAATCCACAGAAGAAAATGGCTCAGAAGCTAGCTGCGAGGAATGCTCTGGTTGTGCTGAAGGAGAAGGATACAGAGGAAGCTAAGGAGAAGGATGGTGagaatggaaagaaaaaaaatggtgtcCAGACCTTCACCAGGCAAACGCTGAATGATATATGCCTGCGGCGGCAGTGGCCTATGCCCCAGTACAG GTGCATCAATGAAGGTGGTCCCGCTCATGCGAAAAGATTTACCTATTCCGTCCGCGTGAACACGACTGACAAAGGATGGACGGATGATTGTGTAGGAGAGCCAATGCCCAGTGTCAAGAAGGCCAAGGACTCAGCGGCAGTTCTTTTATTAGAGCTGTTGAATAGATGGTATGCCCAGCAGCAGTAA